Proteins encoded by one window of Streptacidiphilus sp. PB12-B1b:
- a CDS encoding ATP-binding protein, with the protein MPQLWIRSDIAEDLSHVFAELLENGTAFSPPTEPVTVTAWQLESGELMVTLVDRGIGLPDELLHEVNARLAAPDDGSRFGAARTGRSMGLQVVTILARRHGLRVQLRHSTTADGTTALVAVPVTAFAREPVPVQGPEAAAAWDERVAGSVAQMTRPLSAVPGPRPATVAADPGAVGGLPKRVPGESGQRARRAAPAAAGDPGSPAARGSGSAADELRRRLGGFQSGVRAAAPAHVQSVPAHVQEDRR; encoded by the coding sequence GTGCCCCAGCTGTGGATCCGCTCGGACATCGCCGAGGACCTCTCCCACGTCTTCGCCGAACTCCTGGAGAACGGCACCGCGTTCTCGCCGCCCACCGAGCCGGTCACGGTGACCGCCTGGCAGCTGGAGAGCGGCGAACTGATGGTCACCCTGGTGGACCGGGGCATCGGCCTGCCGGACGAGCTGCTGCACGAGGTCAACGCCCGGCTGGCCGCGCCCGACGACGGCTCCCGCTTCGGGGCCGCCCGCACCGGCCGCAGCATGGGGCTGCAGGTGGTCACCATCCTCGCCCGCCGGCACGGGCTGCGGGTGCAGCTGCGCCACAGCACCACCGCCGACGGGACGACGGCGCTGGTCGCCGTCCCGGTCACGGCCTTCGCCCGGGAGCCCGTGCCCGTGCAGGGGCCGGAGGCCGCTGCCGCCTGGGACGAGCGGGTGGCCGGCTCGGTGGCGCAGATGACGCGTCCGCTCAGCGCCGTGCCCGGGCCGCGCCCGGCGACGGTCGCCGCCGATCCGGGCGCCGTCGGCGGCCTGCCCAAGCGGGTTCCCGGCGAGAGCGGGCAGCGGGCCCGCCGGGCCGCCCCGGCCGCCGCGGGCGACCCCGGCAGTCCCGCCGCGCGCGGCAGCGGCAGCGCCGCGGACGAGCTGCGCCGCCGGCTCGGCGGCTTCCAGAGCGGGGTGCGCGCCGCCGCGCCCGCCCATGTCCAGTCCGTGCCCGCCCACGTCCAGGAGGACCGACGATGA
- a CDS encoding roadblock/LC7 domain-containing protein, whose amino-acid sequence MTTGVHGAAGTARVESTPLQRLRWLLSDVQMTTPGLRSLALVSTDGLPLVAADEETPGEELATLAAGLTALSGGMSKLLELGCLRRTVVTLHEGTLVLMSVDETTCLAAYTSAGCDLSLAGYQLARLVERAGHVLTTQVRRELRGQPGQETAR is encoded by the coding sequence ATGACGACGGGCGTTCACGGCGCCGCCGGTACGGCCCGGGTGGAGTCCACGCCGTTGCAGCGGCTGCGCTGGCTGCTCAGCGACGTGCAGATGACCACGCCCGGGCTGCGCTCGCTGGCCCTGGTGTCCACCGACGGCCTGCCGCTGGTGGCGGCCGACGAGGAGACCCCAGGCGAGGAGCTCGCCACCCTGGCGGCGGGGCTGACCGCGCTGTCCGGGGGCATGTCGAAACTGCTGGAACTGGGCTGCCTGCGGCGCACCGTGGTGACGCTGCACGAGGGCACGCTGGTGCTGATGTCGGTCGACGAGACCACCTGCCTGGCCGCCTACACCAGCGCCGGCTGCGACCTGAGCCTGGCCGGCTACCAGCTGGCCCGGCTGGTCGAGCGGGCCGGGCACGTGCTGACCACGCAAGTCCGCCGCGAACTCCGGGGCCAGCCCGGACAGGAGACCGCCCGGTGA